The Methylomarinum vadi genome has a window encoding:
- a CDS encoding glycosyltransferase family 2 protein, which translates to MGDKVFIIVLNWNGITDTLECLFSLREIDYPSFEIVVVDNGSSDDSVAQINKFFPDITLLQTGKNLGYAEGNNVGIRHSLEQGADYIFILNNDTIVDSNILTELVSASRHSNDKGIFSAKIFYYDHPNVIWYAGGYWLPERPGFIHDGTNETDSSRFSELKECDFACGCALFLSRMVIEQIGIMDQKFFLTFEETDWCYRAKQFGISSYFVPSARLWHKVSASLGGEDSPLREYFIMRNMLLWAQTHLSFKEFLKVLLRCTIQLTGWETNKNSFSFKFHFWNINRMLHRLFSNKVSNVEKARRQGFLHFLLRRFGDCPADIRLLND; encoded by the coding sequence ATGGGTGACAAAGTTTTTATTATTGTTCTCAATTGGAATGGTATTACTGACACGCTCGAATGCCTATTTTCTTTACGAGAAATAGATTATCCTTCATTTGAAATAGTCGTCGTAGATAATGGTTCAAGTGACGATTCTGTTGCTCAGATCAATAAGTTTTTTCCCGATATTACATTACTGCAAACCGGAAAAAATCTCGGTTATGCGGAAGGTAATAATGTTGGCATTCGGCATTCATTAGAGCAAGGCGCTGATTATATATTTATTTTAAACAACGATACTATTGTTGACAGTAATATTTTAACCGAGTTAGTTTCCGCTTCTCGGCATTCAAACGATAAAGGTATTTTTTCAGCCAAAATTTTTTATTATGACCATCCTAATGTGATTTGGTATGCTGGTGGTTACTGGTTGCCCGAACGTCCAGGTTTTATTCATGATGGTACTAACGAAACCGATAGTTCGCGTTTTTCTGAATTAAAAGAGTGCGACTTTGCTTGTGGGTGCGCTTTGTTTCTTTCACGAATGGTTATTGAACAAATCGGCATAATGGATCAAAAATTTTTTCTGACTTTTGAGGAAACTGACTGGTGTTATCGCGCTAAACAATTTGGTATTTCATCATATTTCGTGCCATCTGCTAGATTATGGCACAAAGTTTCTGCCTCATTAGGGGGTGAAGATAGCCCTTTACGCGAATATTTTATTATGAGAAACATGCTACTTTGGGCACAAACTCATTTATCTTTTAAGGAATTTCTAAAGGTTTTATTACGTTGCACTATCCAGCTCACCGGCTGGGAAACTAATAAAAACAGTTTTTCATTTAAATTTCATTTTTGGAATATCAATAGAATGCTTCATCGTTTATTCAGCAATAAAGTAAGTAATGTTGAGAAGGCACGAAGACAAGGCTTTTTGCATTTTCTTCTACGCCGTTTTGGCGACTGCCCTGCTGATATACGCTTACTCAACGATTAA
- a CDS encoding glycosyltransferase family 2 protein, which produces MPCFNKETSIAHSIESALQQDYRKLELIVIDDGSTDDSVKVVRTFSDPRLRLLEQNNTGVCQARNNGLAMAQGDFIAFLDADDTWDIGCLSRLHAALSDHPDVVIAYCGWQNVGLPGTRGKPFIPPDYENDKKIEQLFENCRWPIHACLTRRFAIVEAEGFDIRFKQSEDYLLWLKIAAKYSIVRVPEVLAYYHHNGDSVQATANVLEAAFMHLDTQLAIVEELEDFFRFATTKELKQIAYTELLRRAYDCYWRRDLNPAKRMFWRAIKDGYGSFNEYKYFIASSLLQLYGA; this is translated from the coding sequence ATGCCATGCTTCAACAAAGAAACCAGCATTGCACACAGTATCGAAAGCGCTTTGCAACAAGACTATCGTAAGTTGGAATTGATCGTTATCGACGACGGCTCAACCGATGACAGCGTTAAAGTCGTTCGCACTTTTTCCGACCCGCGCCTGCGCCTTCTTGAACAGAACAATACGGGCGTCTGTCAGGCCAGGAACAATGGTTTAGCAATGGCCCAAGGTGACTTTATTGCATTTTTGGATGCGGACGATACCTGGGATATAGGTTGTCTTTCCCGCTTACATGCGGCTTTGTCCGATCATCCCGATGTGGTAATTGCCTATTGTGGTTGGCAAAATGTCGGATTACCTGGCACTCGCGGAAAACCCTTTATTCCGCCGGATTACGAAAACGACAAAAAAATCGAACAGCTGTTTGAAAATTGCCGCTGGCCCATACATGCCTGCTTGACTCGGCGTTTTGCGATAGTGGAAGCTGAGGGATTCGACATCCGTTTTAAGCAATCCGAAGATTATTTGTTATGGTTGAAGATTGCCGCTAAATATTCGATTGTTCGCGTGCCTGAAGTGTTGGCCTACTACCATCACAACGGAGATTCGGTTCAAGCCACTGCTAACGTCCTGGAAGCGGCCTTCATGCATTTGGATACCCAATTGGCAATCGTCGAAGAACTGGAGGACTTTTTCCGATTTGCAACGACGAAGGAATTGAAGCAAATTGCCTATACGGAACTTCTAAGGCGCGCTTACGATTGTTACTGGCGGCGCGATTTAAATCCTGCGAAAAGAATGTTTTGGCGGGCAATAAAAGACGGTTACGGTTCTTTTAACGAGTACAAATATTTTATAGCGAGCTCACTCTTGCAATTATACGGCGCTTGA
- a CDS encoding glycosyltransferase yields MHILIVSDQLPMPDRASGDLRFYSLLKSLANRHTLVFFIKAEEYQRNLIGETNYIHYKSLLSSLGIDISTSFQNAVKKYKFECVIFEFYYTANFYLSIIRYYQPESRIFIDSVDVHFNRLYAKAKLSEDDSDYNQAKCTESEELSAYSQADALITVSQEDKDILLSRLPNSNIFVIPNIHHIPDFDPNRISSPVKLLFVGNFKHPPNVDGIIYFCQEIMPLLAQKIEVKLTIVGNSPTDEVRKLANNNIKVTGFVPEVGPYYSNTDIVIAPLRFGGGLKGKVGEAMSYSRPLVMTSFGAEGFSITDRFHYLLANSADEFIKGIVELSNNPVLYDKISLNAWNYINDNYSDKKIDLLIESIFSKIDSIKIRKLTIYKRMYIWLSELARQHLLWRFKR; encoded by the coding sequence ATGCACATACTTATCGTTTCAGATCAACTCCCCATGCCAGATCGCGCATCGGGCGACTTGCGCTTTTATTCCTTGTTAAAGTCATTGGCTAATAGACATACATTAGTTTTTTTTATAAAAGCTGAAGAATACCAAAGGAATTTGATAGGTGAAACAAATTATATTCACTACAAGTCTTTGTTATCGTCGCTAGGCATTGATATATCTACCTCCTTTCAAAATGCGGTCAAAAAATACAAATTTGAATGCGTAATTTTTGAGTTTTACTATACCGCTAATTTTTATCTTTCAATAATACGCTATTATCAACCGGAATCTCGTATTTTTATCGATTCAGTCGATGTTCATTTCAACCGTTTGTATGCCAAGGCTAAATTAAGCGAAGATGATAGCGACTACAATCAAGCAAAATGCACTGAATCTGAAGAATTAAGTGCTTACAGTCAAGCAGATGCGCTTATCACTGTCAGCCAAGAAGACAAAGATATATTACTTTCACGCCTCCCCAATAGTAATATATTTGTTATTCCAAATATCCATCATATCCCTGATTTCGATCCTAATCGTATCAGTTCGCCAGTCAAACTTCTTTTTGTCGGAAATTTCAAACATCCCCCAAATGTCGACGGTATTATTTATTTCTGCCAGGAAATCATGCCTTTACTGGCTCAGAAAATCGAGGTTAAGTTGACTATCGTTGGAAACTCTCCAACCGATGAAGTAAGAAAACTGGCTAATAACAATATAAAAGTTACCGGTTTTGTACCCGAAGTGGGCCCTTACTATTCTAATACCGATATTGTTATTGCTCCACTTCGTTTTGGTGGAGGCTTGAAAGGTAAAGTTGGAGAGGCGATGAGCTACAGTCGGCCATTAGTCATGACCAGTTTTGGTGCCGAAGGTTTTTCAATAACAGACCGTTTTCACTATCTTTTGGCCAATTCTGCTGATGAATTTATAAAAGGGATTGTGGAGCTTTCTAATAATCCGGTGTTGTACGATAAAATATCCCTCAATGCATGGAATTATATTAACGATAACTATTCAGATAAGAAGATTGATCTTTTGATTGAAAGTATATTTTCAAAAATCGACTCTATTAAAATAAGAAAACTTACTATATATAAAAGAATGTATATTTGGCTATCTGAACTAGCGCGACAGCATTTATTGTGGAGATTTAAACGATAA